One stretch of Podospora pseudoanserina strain CBS 124.78 chromosome 4, whole genome shotgun sequence DNA includes these proteins:
- a CDS encoding hypothetical protein (COG:S; EggNog:ENOG503P2ZH) yields the protein MSRIRHQGLMETANPAGSAALRYITLSRCWGKPGLDAPPLRTTKETISLARVLGCYFLWIDSLCIIQDGMDDWLTQSAERVDIYANGYFNIAAAAVTNSLESLFSERHQFVWQQTDCECAGPIDRNRGPPLGKARQLRAFECCGLSKGKIRCIAAWGGLK from the exons ATGTCTCGAATTCGACACCAAGGTTTGATGGAGACTGCCAACCCAGCTGGCTCGGCGGCTCTGCGTTACATCACATTGAGCCGCTGTTGGGGCAAACCAGGCTTGGACGCACCTCCGCTGCGCACAACGAAAGAGAC CATCTCTCTGGCCCGCGTGCTCGGTTGTTACTTTCTCTGGATTGATTCACTTTGTATTATCCAGGACGGCATGGACGACTGGCTCACACAATCTGCCGAGAGGGTCGATATCTACGCCAATGGCTATTTCAACATTGCAGCTGCAGCTGTTACAAATTCTTTGGAAAGCCTATTTAGTGAGCGGCACCAGTTTGTATGGCAACAAACGGATTGTGAATGTGCTGGG CCTATTGATCGGAACCGGGGACCCCCTCTTGGCAAGGCGCGTCAGTTAAGGGCTTTTGAGTGCTGCGGGCTATCGAAGGGGAAGATTCGGTGTATCGCCGCGTGGGGTGGGCTTAAATGA